The following coding sequences lie in one Phycicoccus duodecadis genomic window:
- a CDS encoding DUF222 domain-containing protein: MEGIRTALVDRPPAGGSVRAAVAALRESLAHSDIGAMGDSERLALIAELERLKGSASACQMRAADALRVSRQESRPQDALRSVGSEVALARRESPSLGDRFVGVSRALVEEMPATLAALTAGEVGERHAVELVRETAALSLADRAEVDRRLAGVLPGLGWRAAGRAARRVAAELDAASVVRRMEAAVRSRRVSVRPAPDGMAYLTVLGPLREVVGAYAALQARARSVVGGQCDDEGAEGRGVGPVAADTALRLMAGLAPGQVQPVEVQLVITDRALLGVGDQGRSTSDPARVPGHGSVPAPVARSWVRGAGPASVWLRRLYTAPGGRDLVAMDSRRRIFSGLLRRMLVLRDDVCSTPWCDAPIVHADHAHPARLGGATSFGNGSGRCARCNQVKEAPGWRVEVVRGSPHELLIRTPSGAVHHSLAPPLLGWGTDPPAPSPLERHHEALLGA, translated from the coding sequence ATGGAGGGGATCCGCACTGCACTCGTCGACCGGCCGCCGGCCGGCGGGTCGGTGCGCGCAGCGGTCGCTGCCCTGCGGGAGTCGCTGGCGCACAGCGACATCGGCGCGATGGGTGACAGTGAGCGGCTGGCCCTGATCGCCGAGCTGGAACGGCTGAAGGGTAGTGCCAGCGCGTGCCAGATGCGTGCCGCCGACGCTCTCCGGGTGTCGCGTCAGGAGTCGCGTCCCCAGGATGCCCTGCGGTCGGTGGGCTCGGAGGTGGCGTTGGCGCGGCGGGAGTCGCCGAGCCTGGGGGACCGGTTCGTGGGGGTGTCGCGGGCGTTGGTGGAGGAGATGCCGGCGACGTTGGCGGCGCTGACGGCGGGTGAGGTGGGGGAGCGCCACGCGGTGGAGCTGGTGCGCGAGACCGCCGCGTTGTCGCTCGCCGACCGCGCCGAGGTCGACCGTCGGCTCGCGGGGGTGCTCCCCGGGCTGGGATGGCGGGCCGCCGGCCGGGCTGCTCGCCGGGTGGCCGCCGAGCTCGACGCCGCGAGTGTGGTGCGGCGGATGGAGGCGGCGGTGCGCTCGCGCCGGGTGTCGGTGCGGCCGGCGCCCGACGGGATGGCGTACCTGACGGTGCTGGGGCCGCTGCGGGAGGTGGTCGGCGCGTACGCCGCCCTCCAGGCGCGCGCCCGCTCGGTGGTGGGTGGTCAGTGCGACGACGAGGGCGCCGAAGGCCGTGGTGTGGGCCCGGTGGCCGCCGACACCGCACTGCGGCTGATGGCGGGTCTCGCGCCGGGGCAGGTGCAGCCCGTCGAGGTCCAGCTCGTCATCACCGACCGTGCCCTCCTGGGCGTCGGCGACCAGGGCCGCTCGACGTCGGATCCGGCCCGCGTCCCGGGCCACGGCAGCGTCCCTGCCCCGGTCGCCCGGTCCTGGGTGCGCGGCGCCGGGCCTGCCTCGGTCTGGCTGCGGCGGCTGTACACCGCGCCGGGTGGGCGGGATCTGGTGGCGATGGACTCGCGGCGGCGCATCTTCAGCGGCTTGCTGCGCCGGATGCTGGTCCTGCGCGACGACGTGTGCAGTACCCCGTGGTGCGACGCGCCGATCGTGCACGCCGACCACGCCCACCCCGCCCGACTCGGTGGCGCGACCTCGTTCGGCAACGGCTCGGGCCGGTGCGCCCGGTGCAACCAGGTCAAGGAGGCGCCGGGCTGGCGCGTCGAGGTCGTGCGCGGGTCGCCGCACGAGCTGCTGATCCGGACGCCCTCGGGTGCGGTCCACCACTCCCTCGCGCCACCCCTCCTTGGATGGGGCACGGACCCGCCGGCCCCTTCGCCGCTCGAGCGACACCACGAGGCGCTGCTCGGCGCGTGA
- a CDS encoding aspartate aminotransferase family protein, with protein MTDAWPAPDPATRRRIPSSSTPVDQARVQQLLQQEWDRFTASTGASHDEYQRASKVLPLGVTSSFQHWDPYPISIASARGAWLTDVDGRKLLDLSMGFGAMLVGHLNPTVVEHVEHALREVGTLFVTPSPVSTEVAELYQERFGLDMLRFTQSGTESLMYAVRAARAYTGRKAIVKIEGGYHGGYDALQVSVKPALEDIGPAEAPIPEVPFDVEAGTVHVVPYNDLPYLERMLSEHGRDIAAVVMEPVIENLAIVLPDEGYLAGVRQACDAHGVLLILDEVKTGLTAGYAGASQRLGVKPDLITLAKSIGGGLPLAAFGGTSEVMEVVVDGRMAHFGTYNGNPLVMAAAKAVHEVCTREALQGAEDINVRALEALDAVIDEFELPAHTVSLGVKGCVTWATAPVRNYRDYKATDFAVAELSWLWGVNRQILTPPGLDEQWLVSLAHTQDDMDGLVTHYRELAQALRA; from the coding sequence ATGACCGACGCGTGGCCCGCGCCCGACCCCGCCACCCGGCGCCGCATCCCCAGCTCGTCGACCCCCGTCGACCAGGCCCGCGTGCAGCAGCTCCTGCAGCAGGAGTGGGACCGCTTCACCGCCAGCACCGGCGCCTCGCACGACGAGTACCAGCGCGCCAGCAAGGTCCTGCCCCTGGGCGTCACCAGCTCCTTCCAGCACTGGGACCCCTACCCCATCTCGATCGCCTCGGCCCGCGGTGCGTGGCTCACCGACGTCGACGGCCGCAAGCTGCTCGACCTGTCGATGGGCTTCGGCGCCATGCTCGTCGGCCACCTCAACCCCACCGTCGTCGAGCACGTCGAGCACGCCCTGCGCGAGGTCGGCACCCTGTTCGTCACGCCGTCGCCGGTCTCCACCGAGGTCGCCGAGCTCTACCAGGAGCGCTTCGGCCTCGACATGCTGCGCTTCACCCAGTCGGGCACCGAGTCGCTGATGTACGCCGTCCGCGCCGCCCGCGCCTACACCGGCCGCAAGGCCATCGTGAAGATCGAGGGCGGCTACCACGGCGGCTACGACGCCCTCCAGGTCTCGGTCAAGCCGGCGCTCGAGGACATCGGCCCGGCCGAGGCGCCGATCCCCGAGGTGCCCTTCGACGTCGAGGCCGGCACCGTGCACGTCGTCCCCTACAACGACCTGCCCTACCTCGAGCGGATGCTGAGCGAGCACGGCCGCGACATCGCCGCCGTGGTCATGGAGCCGGTCATCGAGAACCTCGCCATCGTGCTCCCCGACGAGGGCTACCTGGCCGGCGTGCGCCAGGCCTGCGACGCCCACGGCGTGCTGCTCATCCTCGACGAGGTCAAGACCGGCCTGACCGCCGGCTATGCCGGCGCCTCGCAGCGGCTCGGCGTCAAGCCCGACCTCATCACCCTGGCCAAGTCGATCGGCGGCGGCTTGCCGCTGGCGGCCTTCGGCGGCACCAGCGAGGTCATGGAGGTCGTGGTCGACGGGCGGATGGCGCACTTCGGCACCTACAACGGCAACCCGCTGGTGATGGCGGCCGCCAAGGCCGTGCACGAGGTCTGCACCCGCGAGGCCCTCCAGGGCGCCGAGGACATCAACGTCCGTGCGCTCGAGGCGCTCGACGCCGTCATCGACGAGTTCGAGCTGCCCGCCCACACCGTCTCGCTCGGAGTCAAGGGCTGCGTCACCTGGGCCACCGCGCCGGTGCGCAACTACCGCGACTACAAGGCCACCGACTTCGCCGTGGCCGAGCTGTCATGGCTCTGGGGCGTCAACCGCCAGATCCTCACCCCGCCCGGGCTCGACGAGCAGTGGCTGGTCTCGCTCGCCCACACCCAGGACGACATGGACGGCCTCGTCACGCACTACCGCGAGCTCGCGCAGGCCCTGCGCGCCTGA
- a CDS encoding nucleoside/nucleotide kinase family protein, with amino-acid sequence MNTSGASASIHSGLGPLADLAEALVPSGGGRALLGVCGVPGAGKSTLAEALVAELARRHGPGFVAHVPMDGYHLADVQLERLGLRDRKGAPETFDALGYAALLRRLREDVERDVYAPDFERTLEQPIAGAMVVPGGSRLVVTEGNYLLLDDPGWREARAALDAVWFVDGDDEVRRSRLVARHVAFGKTPEAAAAWVSAVDEPNAAMVRAGRGAADRVVLVADDGWRLPD; translated from the coding sequence ATGAACACGAGCGGGGCGTCGGCATCCATCCACTCGGGTCTGGGGCCCCTGGCCGACCTCGCCGAGGCGCTCGTCCCCTCCGGTGGGGGGCGGGCGCTGCTCGGTGTGTGCGGGGTCCCGGGCGCGGGCAAGTCGACCCTGGCGGAGGCCCTCGTCGCCGAGCTGGCCCGCCGGCACGGGCCGGGGTTCGTGGCCCACGTCCCGATGGACGGGTACCACCTGGCTGACGTGCAGCTCGAGCGGCTCGGGCTGCGCGACCGCAAGGGTGCCCCCGAGACCTTCGACGCCCTGGGCTACGCCGCGCTGTTGCGCCGGCTGCGCGAGGACGTCGAGCGCGACGTCTACGCCCCCGACTTCGAGCGCACCCTCGAGCAGCCGATCGCGGGGGCCATGGTGGTCCCGGGGGGTTCGCGGCTCGTCGTCACCGAGGGCAACTACCTCCTGCTCGACGACCCGGGATGGCGGGAGGCGCGGGCCGCGCTCGACGCCGTGTGGTTCGTCGACGGCGACGACGAGGTGCGCCGCTCGCGGCTGGTCGCCCGGCACGTGGCGTTCGGCAAGACCCCAGAAGCGGCGGCGGCCTGGGTGAGCGCGGTGGACGAGCCCAACGCCGCGATGGTGCGGGCCGGCCGGGGGGCCGCCGACCGCGTCGTCCTGGTGGCCGACGACGGCTGGCGGCTCCCCGACTGA
- a CDS encoding AMIN-like domain-containing (lipo)protein has protein sequence MNRIPPSSLRHPLAGAVALALVAGLTAGCTSSGTKEPGATPDPSVSASSESPGASGSASPSPSATPTPTPSPSPSLAGFSLADRSSRGWPDLSADLGVGREARVGQHTGYVRVVYEFTGSDAPAYQVRYVDQPVEDGSGNVSDVPGDVWLEVLVTSLGMPGESAPTPEDPLPSTLKGTGIAAASALWGGFEGVGQEFIGLTGGRRPFKVTTMTNPSRLVVDIAR, from the coding sequence GTGAACCGCATCCCGCCGTCGTCGCTCCGTCACCCCCTGGCCGGTGCCGTCGCGCTCGCGCTCGTCGCGGGCCTGACCGCCGGGTGCACCTCGAGCGGCACGAAGGAGCCCGGCGCGACGCCCGACCCGTCGGTGAGCGCGAGCTCGGAGAGCCCCGGCGCGTCGGGGTCCGCCTCGCCCTCCCCCTCCGCCACGCCCACCCCCACCCCGTCGCCGTCGCCGTCCCTCGCCGGCTTCTCGCTCGCCGACCGGAGCTCCCGGGGCTGGCCCGACCTCTCGGCCGACCTCGGCGTGGGCCGCGAGGCGCGGGTCGGGCAGCACACCGGCTACGTCCGCGTCGTGTACGAGTTCACCGGCTCGGACGCCCCCGCCTACCAGGTCCGCTACGTCGACCAGCCCGTCGAGGACGGCTCGGGGAACGTCAGCGACGTGCCGGGCGACGTGTGGCTCGAGGTGCTGGTGACCTCCCTCGGGATGCCCGGCGAGTCGGCCCCGACGCCCGAGGACCCTCTGCCGTCGACGCTGAAGGGCACCGGCATCGCGGCGGCATCTGCACTGTGGGGCGGCTTCGAGGGCGTCGGTCAGGAGTTCATCGGGCTCACCGGCGGCCGGCGGCCCTTCAAGGTGACGACGATGACGAACCCCAGCCGGCTGGTCGTCGACATCGCGCGCTGA
- a CDS encoding GNAT family N-acetyltransferase, whose amino-acid sequence MSQPDVTIDGLPARYATRRPEAADAPAVTALLAAHQVAAKGSSGADEHAVLVLLAGTGSWTRRQALVEAADGRLVAWLSVHDRAAGRTLVEVTVSPDLPGDEAAELAGHLFAAGERHARDIATMRGLRTTLLDTGAYADDPRQRRWLEAAGYRHTRTWLQMSRPVTPDEATGMPGPREGVVVRPVDRHEDGLPLAQDLQAVHRVLEESFQDHFSSYRESFPEFVMRLREDPGHRWDHWWLATVATDEGAVPAGAVVSSVLTPDATGCEGSYVDYIGVHRRARGRGVAKALLHEVIADAARRGRNRVGLEVDADSPTGADGLYASMGWVTAYRTESWHRDLDV is encoded by the coding sequence ATGAGCCAGCCCGACGTGACCATCGACGGGCTCCCGGCCCGCTACGCCACCCGTCGGCCCGAGGCGGCGGACGCCCCGGCGGTGACGGCGCTGCTGGCCGCCCACCAGGTCGCGGCCAAGGGCTCGTCGGGGGCCGACGAGCATGCGGTGCTGGTCCTGCTGGCGGGCACCGGCTCGTGGACCCGTCGGCAGGCCCTGGTCGAGGCCGCCGACGGGCGGCTCGTGGCCTGGCTGTCGGTGCACGACCGCGCGGCCGGGCGCACCCTGGTCGAGGTCACGGTGAGCCCCGACCTCCCCGGCGACGAGGCGGCCGAGCTGGCGGGGCACCTGTTCGCCGCCGGTGAGCGCCACGCCCGCGACATCGCCACCATGCGCGGGCTGCGGACGACCCTGCTCGACACCGGCGCCTACGCCGACGACCCCCGCCAGCGCCGCTGGCTCGAGGCGGCCGGCTACCGGCACACCCGCACCTGGCTGCAGATGAGCCGCCCGGTGACGCCCGACGAGGCGACGGGGATGCCGGGGCCGCGGGAGGGCGTGGTGGTCCGCCCGGTCGACCGCCACGAGGACGGGCTCCCGCTGGCCCAGGATCTCCAGGCCGTGCACCGCGTGCTCGAGGAGTCGTTCCAGGACCACTTCAGCTCGTACCGGGAGTCGTTCCCGGAGTTCGTGATGCGGCTGCGTGAGGACCCCGGTCACCGCTGGGACCACTGGTGGCTCGCCACCGTCGCCACCGACGAGGGGGCCGTGCCCGCGGGTGCTGTGGTGTCCTCGGTGCTGACCCCCGACGCCACCGGGTGCGAGGGCAGCTACGTCGACTACATCGGCGTGCACCGCCGGGCCAGGGGTCGCGGCGTGGCCAAGGCCCTCCTGCACGAGGTCATCGCCGACGCCGCGCGGCGTGGCCGCAACCGGGTGGGGCTCGAGGTCGACGCCGACAGCCCGACCGGGGCCGACGGGCTCTACGCCTCGATGGGCTGGGTCACGGCCTACCGCACCGAGTCCTGGCATCGCGACCTCGACGTGTGA
- a CDS encoding ArgE/DapE family deacylase, whose translation MTAALTPAERAVVDALDPDRLVATLAELVRVPSITGTAAEGEVQHLLADRYRAAGLEVDLWRDDVDALRAAPGFPGAEAPRDEVWGLVGTTPGDGPPALVLQGHVDVVPVGDPAAWAHDPFGAVVEGGRLHGRGACDMKAGVAAALAVAEALHATGLPARRRLALHSVVSEEDGGLGAFATLRRGHTGEAAVINEPTGGRLLVANAGALTFRLEVPGRAAHGSTRLEGVSALDGFALVHAALRELETTRNTDLHPLFAGDRLPYALSVGTVRAGDWASTVPDLLVAEGRLGVALGEDPADARAAFADAVRRAADTDPWLREHPPVVTWPGGQFASGELVPGHPLADEVASAAESVGLPRPAEAGAPYGSDLRLYAAAGIPTLQFGPGDVRVAHSPHESVALDELVAVARALAVLAVRRLGVG comes from the coding sequence GTGACCGCCGCGCTGACCCCTGCGGAACGAGCCGTCGTCGACGCGCTCGACCCCGACCGACTCGTCGCGACCCTGGCCGAGCTCGTCCGGGTCCCCAGCATCACCGGCACCGCGGCCGAGGGCGAGGTCCAGCACCTGCTCGCGGACCGGTACCGCGCCGCCGGCCTGGAGGTCGACCTGTGGCGCGACGACGTGGACGCGCTGCGGGCCGCGCCCGGCTTCCCGGGCGCCGAGGCCCCGCGCGACGAGGTGTGGGGGCTGGTCGGCACCACCCCGGGCGACGGGCCGCCGGCGCTGGTCCTCCAGGGGCACGTCGACGTCGTCCCGGTCGGGGACCCCGCGGCCTGGGCCCACGACCCGTTCGGGGCGGTCGTCGAGGGCGGGCGCCTCCACGGCCGCGGTGCCTGCGACATGAAGGCGGGCGTGGCCGCCGCCCTGGCGGTGGCCGAGGCGCTGCACGCCACCGGCCTGCCGGCCCGGCGCCGGCTGGCGCTGCATTCCGTGGTCAGCGAGGAGGACGGCGGCCTCGGGGCGTTCGCGACGCTGCGGCGCGGGCACACCGGCGAGGCGGCCGTCATCAACGAGCCCACCGGCGGCCGGCTCCTGGTCGCGAACGCCGGGGCGCTGACCTTCCGGCTCGAGGTGCCGGGGCGGGCGGCGCACGGCAGCACCCGCCTCGAGGGCGTCTCGGCCCTCGACGGGTTCGCGCTCGTCCATGCGGCGCTGCGTGAGCTCGAGACAACCCGCAACACCGACCTCCACCCCCTCTTCGCCGGCGACCGGCTGCCCTACGCGCTCTCGGTCGGCACCGTGCGGGCCGGCGACTGGGCCAGCACCGTGCCCGACCTCCTGGTGGCCGAGGGGCGGCTGGGGGTCGCGCTCGGCGAGGACCCCGCCGACGCCCGGGCCGCCTTCGCCGATGCGGTCCGCCGGGCCGCCGACACCGACCCCTGGCTGCGTGAGCATCCGCCCGTGGTCACCTGGCCCGGGGGCCAGTTCGCGTCGGGGGAGCTCGTGCCCGGGCATCCGTTGGCCGACGAGGTCGCGAGCGCCGCCGAGTCGGTGGGCCTGCCGCGCCCGGCCGAGGCCGGGGCGCCCTACGGCTCCGACCTGCGCCTCTACGCGGCCGCCGGCATCCCGACGCTGCAGTTCGGCCCGGGCGACGTGCGCGTGGCCCACTCGCCCCACGAGTCGGTGGCGCTCGACGAGCTCGTCGCGGTGGCGCGGGCGCTCGCGGTCCTGGCCGTCCGGCGGCTCGGCGTCGGCTGA
- a CDS encoding cation diffusion facilitator family transporter, protein MGSGHGHGHGGSGHAGAAHRWRLQVAFVLVALFFVVELVTGLLSGSLALMSDAGHMAADVVALGAALVATRIATRADTTGRRTYGSYRAEVFASGLAVLLMLGVSVYIVVEAVARIGSEPQVATGAMLVVGGLGLVVNVVSLLLLRGGAADSLNVKGAYLEVVADTVGSLGVLAAGGLVAATGDAVWDTVVALAIAVFVAVRAVVLGREVLGVLAQHAPAGIHPDEAEAALRAVPDVLDVHDLHLWTLTSGMNVATAHLVCADGADPGRVLDAAGRTLRERYGIDHATLQVEPRGTRSCVETSW, encoded by the coding sequence ATGGGCTCGGGACACGGGCACGGGCACGGCGGCTCCGGGCACGCCGGGGCCGCCCACCGCTGGCGGCTGCAGGTCGCCTTCGTGCTGGTCGCGCTGTTCTTCGTCGTCGAGCTGGTCACCGGGCTGCTCAGCGGGTCGCTGGCCCTGATGAGCGACGCCGGGCACATGGCCGCCGACGTCGTGGCCCTCGGCGCCGCGCTGGTGGCCACCCGCATCGCCACCCGCGCCGACACCACCGGGCGGCGCACCTACGGCTCCTACCGCGCCGAGGTCTTCGCCTCCGGCCTCGCCGTGCTGCTCATGCTCGGGGTGTCGGTCTACATCGTGGTCGAGGCCGTGGCCCGCATCGGCTCCGAGCCCCAGGTCGCCACCGGCGCGATGCTCGTGGTCGGCGGCCTCGGGCTGGTCGTCAACGTGGTGTCGCTGCTGCTGCTGCGCGGGGGCGCCGCCGACAGCCTCAACGTCAAGGGCGCCTACCTCGAGGTCGTCGCCGACACCGTGGGATCCCTAGGGGTGCTCGCGGCCGGCGGCCTGGTCGCCGCCACCGGCGACGCCGTCTGGGACACCGTCGTGGCCCTGGCCATCGCGGTGTTCGTGGCCGTCCGGGCCGTGGTGCTGGGCCGCGAGGTGCTCGGCGTCCTGGCCCAGCACGCGCCCGCCGGCATCCACCCCGACGAGGCCGAGGCCGCGCTGCGGGCCGTCCCCGACGTGCTCGACGTGCACGACCTGCACCTGTGGACCCTGACCTCGGGGATGAACGTGGCGACCGCGCACCTGGTGTGTGCCGACGGGGCCGACCCCGGGCGGGTCCTCGACGCCGCCGGCCGCACCCTGCGCGAGCGTTACGGCATCGACCACGCCACCCTCCAGGTGGAGCCGCGGGGCACCCGCTCCTGCGTCGAGACCAGCTGGTAG
- a CDS encoding MDR family MFS transporter — translation MTTSTAARVPRADVGLRSARGPVLLAVMLSTGLVAIDATILATAVPAVVRDLGGLTQFPWLFSIYVLAQAVSVPVYGKIADLYGRKTVMLVGIGLFVVGSLLCGAAWSMGSLIAFRALQGLGAGAIQPIGMTIVGDIYSVAERATVQGYIASVWAVASLVGPTLGGVFSEALTWRWIFFVNLPLGLAAAWMLWRRFSETPRPAAARPRIDYAGTVLLLLGTVALLVALLEGGVLWGWASPVSIGLFVASVVLLVAFVVVERRAAEPVLPLWVFRHRVVGGAMLVSLVVGVMLLGLTSYVPLYAQGVLGTGAIVAGFALAAMTIGWPIAASTAGRLYLRLGFRTTMLIGSVFAVLGSGILLLVRPSSSVWLLAGACLVLGLGFGYVASPSLVAAQSAVAWNERGVATSASIFARSVGSAVGVAAFGAVANTVVHDRLGRTPDDLESLPPGVLGPALQVVFLVAAAVSVTMLLASFVMPRTVQEAGSDHAVATS, via the coding sequence GTGACGACCTCCACCGCGGCCCGAGTCCCCCGAGCCGACGTCGGCCTGCGCAGCGCTCGCGGCCCCGTGCTGCTCGCCGTGATGCTGAGCACCGGCCTCGTGGCCATCGACGCCACCATCCTGGCCACCGCCGTGCCCGCCGTCGTGCGTGACCTCGGCGGCCTCACCCAGTTCCCCTGGTTGTTCTCGATCTACGTCCTGGCGCAGGCGGTCTCGGTACCCGTGTACGGCAAGATCGCCGACCTCTACGGCCGCAAGACCGTGATGCTGGTGGGCATCGGCCTGTTCGTGGTCGGGTCGCTCCTGTGCGGCGCGGCCTGGTCGATGGGATCGCTCATCGCGTTCCGCGCCCTGCAGGGCCTGGGGGCCGGTGCCATCCAGCCGATCGGGATGACGATCGTCGGCGACATCTACTCGGTGGCCGAGCGCGCGACCGTGCAGGGCTACATCGCCTCGGTGTGGGCGGTGGCGTCGCTGGTCGGCCCGACGCTCGGCGGCGTCTTCTCGGAGGCCCTGACCTGGCGCTGGATCTTCTTCGTCAACCTCCCCCTCGGGCTGGCCGCGGCCTGGATGCTGTGGCGCCGGTTCAGCGAGACCCCACGCCCGGCCGCCGCCCGCCCCCGCATCGACTACGCCGGGACGGTGCTCCTGCTGCTGGGCACGGTGGCGCTGCTGGTCGCGCTCCTCGAGGGCGGGGTCCTCTGGGGCTGGGCCTCGCCGGTCAGCATCGGGCTGTTCGTGGCCTCCGTCGTCCTGCTCGTGGCCTTCGTCGTCGTCGAGCGCCGGGCGGCCGAGCCGGTCCTGCCGCTGTGGGTCTTCCGGCACCGGGTGGTGGGGGGCGCGATGCTGGTCTCGCTCGTCGTCGGCGTGATGCTGCTGGGCCTCACCTCGTACGTGCCGCTCTACGCCCAGGGGGTGCTGGGCACGGGCGCCATCGTGGCCGGTTTCGCGCTGGCCGCCATGACCATCGGCTGGCCGATCGCGGCCTCGACCGCCGGGCGGCTGTACCTGCGCCTGGGCTTCCGCACCACCATGCTCATCGGCTCGGTGTTCGCGGTGCTCGGCTCGGGCATCCTGCTGCTCGTGCGCCCGAGCAGCTCGGTGTGGCTGCTCGCCGGCGCGTGCCTGGTGCTGGGTCTCGGCTTCGGCTACGTGGCCAGCCCGTCGCTGGTCGCGGCGCAGTCGGCGGTGGCCTGGAACGAGCGGGGCGTGGCCACCAGCGCCTCGATCTTCGCGCGCTCGGTCGGCAGCGCCGTGGGCGTCGCGGCGTTCGGCGCGGTGGCCAACACCGTGGTGCACGACCGGCTCGGGCGTACCCCCGACGACCTGGAGTCGCTGCCGCCGGGCGTGCTGGGGCCCGCCCTCCAGGTGGTCTTCCTCGTCGCGGCGGCGGTGTCGGTCACGATGCTGCTCGCCTCCTTCGTGATGCCGCGCACCGTGCAGGAGGCCGGCAGCGACCACGCCGTCGCCACTTCCTGA
- a CDS encoding alkaline phosphatase PhoX yields MLQSPLAKATTCAALAAVAVGAALVSSPAQADSGFSVAPVPYANPRVGVENNVLTPSARQVPVAWGALPLTNPDAANGVTHYGYNTTLGGPLTQAATEANKTEPDKNVYLVFGGHHYLYQGHEAGPRGYVTRIDLDQTDPTKRVTLVSDVDSTGAVFPTIDGMTWDPFSHQLLLTAESGAPNGGVFGVSLDGQGDAVDGKATRLTALGSGGYEGIQNDGDGNVWLVEDIGGAAAAGGKAPNSYVYRFRPADRTDLTAGGTLQALQIQRADGTPVLASQLQADPSDAFIASLHTQGTSFRTRWVDVSTGTSSVAATAGAAAAGATPLKRPENGVFRPGTDFREFYFTETGDTSTSSTLPGAYGGVFRIAQKSAGAETGTISLVTGGDQEHTGFDNITFAARDSLLVVEDAGDGLHQQRNALDSGYVIDLGRGERRGAAPSVVRFLAEGRDASATFDAAGGPKYNDGDNEITGIHVSDGDPTPAGILGAKLPNVRSQAWRTFWTQQHGDNVTWEITWDLRAGHDD; encoded by the coding sequence ATGCTGCAGTCCCCCCTCGCGAAGGCCACGACGTGCGCGGCCCTCGCCGCGGTCGCCGTCGGCGCCGCGCTGGTCTCCTCCCCCGCCCAGGCCGACTCCGGCTTCTCGGTCGCCCCCGTCCCGTACGCCAACCCGCGCGTCGGCGTCGAGAACAACGTCCTCACCCCCAGCGCCCGCCAGGTCCCGGTGGCCTGGGGGGCCCTGCCCCTGACCAACCCCGACGCCGCGAACGGCGTCACCCACTACGGCTACAACACGACCCTCGGCGGCCCGCTCACCCAGGCGGCGACCGAGGCCAACAAGACCGAGCCCGACAAGAACGTCTACCTCGTGTTCGGCGGCCACCACTACCTCTACCAGGGTCACGAGGCCGGACCGCGCGGGTACGTCACCCGCATCGACCTCGACCAGACCGACCCCACGAAGCGCGTCACGCTGGTCAGTGACGTCGACAGCACCGGGGCCGTCTTCCCCACCATCGACGGCATGACCTGGGACCCCTTCTCGCACCAGCTGCTGCTGACCGCCGAGTCGGGCGCGCCCAACGGCGGCGTCTTCGGGGTCTCGCTCGACGGCCAGGGCGACGCCGTCGACGGCAAGGCCACCCGCCTCACCGCGCTTGGCTCGGGCGGCTACGAGGGCATCCAGAACGACGGCGACGGCAATGTCTGGCTGGTCGAGGACATCGGCGGCGCGGCGGCCGCCGGCGGCAAGGCGCCGAACTCCTACGTCTACCGCTTCCGCCCGGCCGACCGCACCGACCTCACGGCCGGCGGGACCCTGCAGGCGCTGCAGATCCAGCGCGCCGACGGCACGCCGGTGCTGGCGTCGCAGCTGCAGGCCGACCCGTCGGATGCCTTCATCGCGTCGCTGCACACCCAGGGGACCTCGTTCCGCACCCGCTGGGTCGACGTCTCCACCGGCACCTCGTCGGTGGCCGCCACCGCCGGGGCCGCGGCCGCCGGGGCCACCCCGCTGAAGCGCCCCGAGAACGGCGTCTTCCGGCCCGGCACCGACTTCCGCGAGTTCTACTTCACCGAGACCGGCGACACCAGCACCTCGAGCACGCTGCCCGGCGCCTACGGCGGGGTGTTCCGCATCGCCCAGAAGAGCGCCGGCGCCGAGACCGGCACGATCTCGCTGGTGACCGGTGGCGACCAGGAGCACACCGGCTTCGACAACATCACCTTCGCGGCCCGGGACTCGCTGCTGGTGGTCGAGGACGCGGGCGACGGGCTGCACCAGCAGCGCAACGCCCTCGACTCCGGCTACGTGATCGACCTCGGCCGGGGCGAGCGGCGCGGCGCCGCCCCCTCGGTCGTGCGCTTCCTCGCCGAGGGGCGCGACGCGTCGGCCACCTTCGACGCGGCGGGCGGCCCGAAGTACAACGACGGCGACAACGAGATCACCGGCATCCACGTGTCCGACGGCGACCCGACCCCGGCCGGCATCCTCGGCGCCAAGCTGCCGAACGTCCGCTCGCAGGCCTGGCGGACCTTCTGGACCCAGCAGCACGGCGACAACGTCACCTGGGAGATCACCTGGGACCTGCGCGCCGGGCACGACGACTGA